One region of Vibrio pelagius genomic DNA includes:
- a CDS encoding MATE family efflux transporter encodes MSQSISRQFWRYTIPTVAAMLVNGLYQVVDGIFIGRFVGADGLAGINVAWPVIGSILGLGMLVGVGTGALVSIRQGEKDTQGAKQILATGLTLLLALTPLVAGVLFFFADDFLRWQGAEGRVFELGLQYLQILIVGSVFTLGSIAMPFLLRNDDSPNLATILMVVGAVINIVLDYLFIAWLNWELTGAALATAIAQLVVTGLGLAYFFSRRANLRLRWSELRLKLDVIPKIFAIGTSSFFMYAYGSMMVALHNALFAQYGNQLMIGAYAILGYIVTVYYLTAEGIANGMQPLVSYNHGAKRHDNIRQLLKIAMVSSVSVGMVFIVLLNIFPREFVSVFNSQDPQLVEYTVLGIRLHMFALALDGFLVVAGAYYQAVNKGSKAMFVTVGNMLIQLPFLYIMPKLFGVPGIWIAYPLSNIALSVVVILMLVKDVKKLNAQPLQTATA; translated from the coding sequence ATGAGTCAGTCAATCAGTCGTCAATTTTGGCGCTACACAATCCCAACCGTGGCTGCGATGTTGGTCAATGGTTTATACCAAGTGGTTGATGGTATTTTCATTGGTCGTTTTGTGGGCGCCGATGGCCTTGCCGGTATCAACGTGGCTTGGCCGGTGATAGGTTCAATCCTCGGTCTAGGCATGCTTGTTGGTGTGGGTACCGGGGCTTTAGTATCGATTCGCCAAGGGGAAAAAGATACCCAAGGAGCGAAACAGATCCTCGCCACTGGTCTTACTCTATTATTGGCGTTGACGCCGTTAGTCGCGGGTGTTCTTTTCTTCTTTGCCGACGACTTTTTGCGTTGGCAGGGTGCGGAAGGGCGCGTCTTTGAGCTGGGTTTGCAATATCTACAGATCTTGATTGTGGGCAGTGTCTTTACCTTGGGCTCGATAGCAATGCCGTTTTTGCTGCGCAATGACGATAGCCCCAACTTAGCGACTATTTTGATGGTAGTTGGTGCCGTGATTAACATCGTACTCGACTATCTGTTTATCGCATGGTTGAACTGGGAACTGACAGGTGCCGCTTTAGCAACGGCAATCGCACAGCTAGTGGTAACAGGACTAGGTTTAGCTTACTTCTTCTCACGCAGAGCGAACCTGCGTCTGCGTTGGAGTGAACTGAGACTCAAGCTTGATGTGATTCCAAAGATCTTCGCTATCGGTACGTCGAGCTTCTTTATGTACGCTTATGGCTCAATGATGGTGGCGCTACATAACGCGTTGTTTGCACAATATGGTAATCAACTGATGATTGGTGCGTATGCGATTCTTGGCTACATCGTGACGGTTTACTACCTCACAGCAGAGGGGATCGCCAATGGCATGCAACCACTCGTAAGCTACAACCACGGTGCTAAGCGTCACGACAATATTCGCCAACTGCTTAAGATTGCGATGGTAAGCTCAGTCTCTGTGGGTATGGTCTTTATCGTTCTGTTGAACATCTTCCCGAGAGAGTTTGTATCGGTGTTTAACTCACAAGATCCGCAGCTAGTCGAATACACAGTTTTGGGGATTAGACTGCATATGTTCGCCTTGGCACTGGATGGCTTCTTAGTCGTCGCAGGTGCTTACTATCAAGCCGTAAACAAAGGCAGCAAAGCGATGTTTGTAACGGTCGGCAATATGTTGATTCAACTGCCGTTCTTGTACATTATGCCGAAGCTGTTTGGTGTGCCGGGGATCTGGATTGCTTACCCACTGTCGAACATCGCGTTGAGTGTGGTAGTGATTCTGATGTTGGTGAAAGATGTAAAGAAGCTCAATGCGCAGCCGCTGCAGACAGCAACTGCGTAG
- a CDS encoding MarR family winged helix-turn-helix transcriptional regulator: MLNENLEKIERFASKIWRTQSKEDPIGQLSFNEYDYLKVIEAAKEPIRLTDLAEEMQVTKPSATTMVQRLERKGLVERLPSPEDARSKLVVLTAKAETGLEEESKIYQVMANTLESQLSEQEIEQLNLLLNKALK; the protein is encoded by the coding sequence GTGTTGAATGAGAACCTAGAAAAGATCGAGCGATTTGCATCGAAAATATGGCGAACGCAATCGAAAGAGGATCCAATTGGTCAGCTTAGCTTTAATGAGTATGACTACCTCAAGGTCATTGAGGCGGCGAAAGAGCCGATTCGATTGACTGATCTTGCAGAAGAGATGCAAGTGACCAAACCCTCTGCGACCACTATGGTGCAGCGCTTAGAGCGAAAAGGGTTAGTCGAGCGACTGCCGAGCCCTGAAGATGCACGTTCGAAGCTAGTTGTACTCACAGCAAAAGCTGAAACGGGCTTAGAGGAAGAGAGTAAGATCTATCAGGTTATGGCGAACACATTAGAGAGCCAGTTAAGCGAGCAAGAAATAGAGCAGCTGAACTTATTGTTGAATAAGGCCCTCAAGTAA